The Candidatus Accumulibacter similis genome has a segment encoding these proteins:
- a CDS encoding 3-hydroxyacyl-CoA dehydrogenase/enoyl-CoA hydratase family protein yields the protein MSNFTVRKAAVLGAGVMGAQIAAHLANAEVPVVLFDLPAATGDASGIVRKAIDGLGKLEPSPLASKDRVAYIDVANYGQDLEQLRDCDLIIEAIAERMEWKNDLYRQIAPFIAPTAIIASNTSGLSINRLAEGLPEALRPRFCGIHFFNPPRYMHLVELIATQGTAPELLDNLESWLVSRLGKGIVRALDTPNFVANRVGVFSILAVMHHTQRLGLGFDVVDSLTGPIIGRPKSATYRTADVVGLDTLAHVIKTMQDTLPADPWHGHYRVPAWLAALIGKGALGQKTRAGIFRKEGRAIQVLDLGLQDYRDSAADVDAGVLAILKQRDPAVRFAQLRASEQPQAQFLWAIFRDIFHYTAFHLADIADNARDLDFAMRWGFGWAQGPFETWQAAGWRAIAEAVQADIAGGRAMSQAPLPAWVFGRVADEGVHGAQGSYSASADTYRPRSTLPVYQRQLFPERLLGEKADAGETVWENDGVRLWTLPQVDPGIAIVSVKSRNHTLGRDVIVGMQAAVARAEANYRGLVLWHEAPFAFGANLKEVAEAIGAGDFELLEKYVAEFQNASMALKYAAVPVVAAVQGMALGGGCEFLMHAAKRVIALESYIGLVEAGVGLIPAGGGCKEFAIRAAQAAARTAGNDPFEFIQPVFMTIAMATVSKSAAQAKELGFAVETDKVVFNAHELLYVALREARGLAEAGYYPRLSPRGVKVAGRTGIANCEMMLANMKEGGMISAHDYAVARAAATALCGGEVETGSLVDERWLLTVERKLFVELLKNPKTQQRIQHMLETGKPLRN from the coding sequence TTGAGCAACTTCACAGTACGCAAGGCCGCCGTACTCGGAGCGGGCGTCATGGGCGCGCAGATCGCCGCGCACCTCGCGAATGCCGAAGTGCCGGTGGTGCTTTTCGATCTGCCGGCTGCCACGGGTGATGCCAGCGGGATTGTCCGCAAGGCGATCGACGGGCTCGGGAAACTCGAGCCGTCGCCGCTGGCGAGCAAGGACCGTGTTGCCTACATCGACGTCGCCAACTACGGGCAGGACCTGGAGCAGCTCCGCGACTGCGACCTGATCATCGAAGCGATCGCCGAACGGATGGAGTGGAAGAATGATCTTTATCGCCAGATCGCACCGTTCATCGCGCCGACGGCGATCATCGCTTCCAACACTTCCGGCCTGTCGATCAATCGTCTCGCCGAGGGTCTGCCGGAGGCGCTGCGGCCGCGCTTCTGTGGCATCCACTTCTTCAATCCGCCGCGCTACATGCATCTGGTCGAACTGATAGCCACCCAGGGTACCGCCCCCGAACTGCTCGACAATCTGGAGTCATGGCTGGTGTCGCGTCTCGGCAAGGGAATCGTGCGCGCACTGGACACCCCGAACTTCGTCGCCAATCGTGTCGGCGTCTTCTCGATCCTTGCCGTGATGCACCACACGCAGCGGCTGGGGCTCGGGTTCGATGTCGTCGACTCGCTCACCGGTCCGATCATCGGCCGCCCGAAGAGCGCCACCTATCGCACCGCCGATGTTGTCGGCCTCGATACGCTGGCGCACGTCATCAAAACGATGCAGGACACCCTGCCGGCAGATCCCTGGCACGGCCACTACCGCGTGCCGGCCTGGCTGGCGGCGCTGATTGGCAAGGGCGCGCTGGGACAGAAGACGCGTGCCGGCATCTTCCGCAAGGAAGGTCGGGCGATCCAGGTTCTCGATCTCGGCCTGCAGGACTATCGGGACAGCGCCGCCGACGTCGATGCCGGCGTCCTGGCGATCCTGAAGCAGCGTGATCCAGCAGTCCGCTTCGCCCAGTTGCGCGCCAGCGAGCAGCCGCAGGCGCAGTTCCTGTGGGCGATCTTCCGCGACATCTTCCATTACACGGCTTTCCACCTCGCCGACATCGCCGACAACGCGCGCGATCTCGACTTTGCGATGCGCTGGGGCTTCGGCTGGGCACAGGGTCCGTTCGAGACCTGGCAGGCAGCCGGTTGGCGGGCGATCGCCGAGGCAGTGCAGGCGGACATCGCAGGCGGCCGGGCGATGAGCCAGGCACCACTGCCGGCCTGGGTCTTCGGCCGCGTCGCCGACGAGGGCGTGCACGGCGCGCAGGGGTCCTACTCGGCCAGTGCCGACACCTATCGTCCGCGTTCGACGCTGCCGGTCTATCAGCGACAGCTTTTTCCCGAGCGCCTTCTGGGCGAGAAAGCCGACGCCGGGGAAACGGTCTGGGAGAACGACGGGGTGCGTCTGTGGACGCTGCCGCAGGTCGACCCCGGGATTGCCATCGTCAGCGTCAAGTCGCGCAACCACACGCTCGGTCGCGACGTCATCGTCGGCATGCAGGCAGCGGTTGCCCGCGCCGAGGCCAACTACCGGGGCTTGGTCCTGTGGCACGAGGCGCCGTTCGCCTTCGGTGCGAATCTGAAGGAGGTTGCCGAGGCGATCGGCGCCGGCGACTTCGAACTGCTCGAGAAGTACGTGGCCGAGTTCCAGAATGCCTCGATGGCTCTCAAGTATGCCGCGGTGCCCGTCGTTGCCGCGGTACAGGGGATGGCGCTCGGCGGTGGTTGCGAGTTCCTGATGCACGCCGCGAAGAGGGTGATCGCGCTCGAGAGCTACATCGGCCTGGTCGAGGCCGGCGTCGGCCTGATTCCAGCGGGCGGCGGCTGCAAGGAGTTCGCCATCCGTGCTGCGCAGGCAGCGGCCAGGACCGCAGGCAACGATCCCTTCGAATTCATCCAGCCGGTGTTCATGACCATCGCCATGGCGACGGTCTCGAAGAGTGCTGCGCAGGCGAAGGAACTGGGTTTTGCCGTCGAGACGGACAAGGTCGTTTTCAACGCGCACGAACTGCTCTACGTCGCGTTGCGCGAGGCGCGCGGCCTCGCCGAGGCCGGCTATTACCCGCGGCTGTCGCCACGTGGGGTCAAGGTTGCCGGGCGTACCGGCATCGCCAACTGCGAGATGATGCTGGCCAACATGAAGGAGGGCGGCATGATCTCGGCGCACGACTACGCCGTGGCGCGGGCCGCTGCGACCGCCCTGTGTGGCGGCGAGGTCGAAACCGGATCGCTCGTCGACGAAAGGTGGCTGCTGACGGTCGAGCGCAAGCTCTTCGTCGAGTTGCTGAAGAACCCGAAAACCCAGCAGCGTATCCAGCACATGCTGGAGACCGGCAAGCCACTGCGCAACTGA